One genomic segment of Hordeum vulgare subsp. vulgare chromosome 2H, MorexV3_pseudomolecules_assembly, whole genome shotgun sequence includes these proteins:
- the LOC123425357 gene encoding alpha/beta hydrolase domain-containing protein WAV2 isoform X1, whose amino-acid sequence MVGWLKALVYGAGGMAVVGLAALVALQERLVYVPVLPGLPRAYPITPTRLRLIYEDVWLRAADGVRLHSWFLRHSPTCRGPTILFFQENAGNIAHRLECVRLMMQRLQCNVFMLSYRGYGESEGYPSQSGITKDAQAALDHLLQRKDIDTSRIVIFGRSLGGAVGSVLAKNNPDKVSALILENTFTSILDMAGIMLPFLRWFIGGSSAKGPKLLNCVVRSPWSTLDVVAEVKQPILFLSGLQDELVPPSHMRMLYDKAVEHNRNCRFVDFPSGMHMDTWISGGDRYWRTIELFLDQYAPEVESSDVSCTSEIADDGDCSAPFHLKKPKL is encoded by the exons ATGGTGGGGTGGCTCAAGGCGCTGGTGTACGGCGCGGGGGGCATGGCGGTGGTGGGTCTGGCGGCGCTGGTGGCGCTGCAGGAGCGCCTCGTCTACGTGCCCGTGCTCCCTGGTCTCCCGCGAGCCTACCCCATCACGCCCACGCGCCTCCGACTCATCTATGAGGACGTCTGGCTCCGCGCCGCCGACGGCGTGCGCCTCCACTCCTGGTTCCTCCGCCATTCTCCCACCTGCCGAG GTCCAACCATTCTGTTCTTCCAGGAAAATGCCGGCA ATATTGCACATCGTTTGGAATGCGTTCGACTAATGATGCAGCGGCTACAGTGCAATGTGTTTATGCTTTCTTATAGAGG GTATGGTGAGAGTGAAGGTTATCCTTCTCAGAGTGGCATCACAAAAGATGCACAG GCTGCGCTTGATCATCTACTTCAGAGGAAGGACATTGACACATCCAGGATAGTTATCTTTGGGAGATCTTTAGGAGGTGCTGTTGGATCAGTTCTTGCAAAGAACAATCCTGACAAG GTGTCTGCTCTAAtattggaaaatacttttacatcTATATTGGATATGGCTGGTATCATGCTGCCCTTCTTAAGATGGTTCATAGGCGGCAGTTCTGCCAAAGGCCCAAAACTTCTTAACTGTGTTGTTCGCTCTCCATGGAGTACACTTGATGTTGTTGCAGAG GTCAAACAACCCATTCTCTTCCTTTCTGGATTGCAAGATGAACTGGTTCCCCCTTCACACATGAGGATGCTGTATGACAAAGCTGTTGAACATAACAGGAATTGTAGGTTTGTTGATTTTCCCAGTGGTATGCATATGGATACCTGGATTTCTGGAGGGGACCGCTACTGGAGGACAATTGAATTGTTTCTGGACCAATATGCCCCAGAAGTAGAGAGTTCTGATGTCAGCTGCACAAGTGAAATTGCTGATGATG
- the LOC123425357 gene encoding alpha/beta hydrolase domain-containing protein WAV2 isoform X2 yields the protein MVGWLKALVYGAGGMAVVGLAALVALQERLVYVPVLPGLPRAYPITPTRLRLIYEDVWLRAADGVRLHSWFLRHSPTCRGPTILFFQENAGNIAHRLECVRLMMQRLQCNVFMLSYRGYGESEGYPSQSGITKDAQAALDHLLQRKDIDTSRIVIFGRSLGGAVGSVLAKNNPDKVSALILENTFTSILDMAGIMLPFLRWFIGGSSAKGPKLLNCVVRSPWSTLDVVAEVKQPILFLSGLQDELVPPSHMRMLYDKAVEHNRNCRFVDFPSGMHMDTWISGGDRYWRTIELFLDQYAPEVESSDVSCTSEIADDDKAA from the exons ATGGTGGGGTGGCTCAAGGCGCTGGTGTACGGCGCGGGGGGCATGGCGGTGGTGGGTCTGGCGGCGCTGGTGGCGCTGCAGGAGCGCCTCGTCTACGTGCCCGTGCTCCCTGGTCTCCCGCGAGCCTACCCCATCACGCCCACGCGCCTCCGACTCATCTATGAGGACGTCTGGCTCCGCGCCGCCGACGGCGTGCGCCTCCACTCCTGGTTCCTCCGCCATTCTCCCACCTGCCGAG GTCCAACCATTCTGTTCTTCCAGGAAAATGCCGGCA ATATTGCACATCGTTTGGAATGCGTTCGACTAATGATGCAGCGGCTACAGTGCAATGTGTTTATGCTTTCTTATAGAGG GTATGGTGAGAGTGAAGGTTATCCTTCTCAGAGTGGCATCACAAAAGATGCACAG GCTGCGCTTGATCATCTACTTCAGAGGAAGGACATTGACACATCCAGGATAGTTATCTTTGGGAGATCTTTAGGAGGTGCTGTTGGATCAGTTCTTGCAAAGAACAATCCTGACAAG GTGTCTGCTCTAAtattggaaaatacttttacatcTATATTGGATATGGCTGGTATCATGCTGCCCTTCTTAAGATGGTTCATAGGCGGCAGTTCTGCCAAAGGCCCAAAACTTCTTAACTGTGTTGTTCGCTCTCCATGGAGTACACTTGATGTTGTTGCAGAG GTCAAACAACCCATTCTCTTCCTTTCTGGATTGCAAGATGAACTGGTTCCCCCTTCACACATGAGGATGCTGTATGACAAAGCTGTTGAACATAACAGGAATTGTAGGTTTGTTGATTTTCCCAGTGGTATGCATATGGATACCTGGATTTCTGGAGGGGACCGCTACTGGAGGACAATTGAATTGTTTCTGGACCAATATGCCCCAGAAGTAGAGAGTTCTGATGTCAGCTGCACAAGTGAAATTGCTGATGATG